The following proteins come from a genomic window of Zygotorulaspora mrakii chromosome 8, complete sequence:
- the URB1 gene encoding Urb1p (similar to Saccharomyces cerevisiae URB1 (YKL014C); ancestral locus Anc_2.653) yields the protein MVSQERSGGPIQHLYSKKKSQYVAESSMDDGVLETLSGILAMLEEEGDLRDYAPLIQFFRKGFSAQAVQSWSYYAEVNNHAKFASSTEILTTTLKFLGAQKNVYEYGSTLIDTIITNQINVLYRGLNTMRASTTISTIVLMKEMILFSSGSHVEQLISNFDFSLPSLAKILNIGKTEKPVTEGGSRSSKVIMRQELIDFWLLLTSLSSPILRKGLLTENPKIMGAWFRFMDKADSVSIMKQTLDTLVQKVLTEPVFKRLTKTKILNELALSKIHSFYYSSDRELVKKVNEFFLLYGSDPKASVVFPDDRVWFSESPLSGTRKGAVVAINQKEFHVYNKLLFNVLKFFKPWEDDMQSITVCKILNHVPELVAPYCAFLASHGSHDPKMTSYWFGCTMTIGRIINLEIPAFMKEVQTDISPSTTLVMQNLVPSSLTKMALTKALHHEKPLIRQLACQLIVFSFYKLEKVFGLYEKKGWVAAKASLRNAFHAVIPEPTTIVQIINQTYADNKENKILQLSLTTILRLYSKIFSNFFSVSFPTSNIFADIIGGKEFSGMDLAILDNFLRFQELNGTQMKWWQKTPGGHSLFVSLLTLTIKANDAISDKICQVIENMFRGTVIFNDLSCSPQKALVHSLQAFIGVDDSDDMSKIWKLLDEAVERCMRTPYKYVDSSREHRFLSPFTMALSEQWNYVDKSSSLDVVGKWFCIYLRTMIICGESEEGTKSVIEKLSTVPREYTVSYLAFDKYEEKLERLRTSDYMLANLSASSFFEYVTLKPYSDLKKLSRYPTNRFDAAALQFRLTVLVNQVSIDFDDHFRNVIDGFLNRLANYSMADISFKFMNINLIDTLFENISHLHTGESHFSKSIFVANEMIQMNRDLFDDSSFKAFAYSWLLKNEKVLRNHDQSIVVFVSSLCRCLRSDHSLSLLELYDGISPDVLKTLLRNLLEVGEECVPFAALINCLKDKATDSIDLASLLIENNRISGMKAVKLLELVFSDRHFIAVIEPFIRSQYYVLEDILPYLTNAMDNNTALRIALAIPGSDSSVINNFLSTTVKHCLDSFEQLDADSSQKALKLFHLKSELLLDSDKAEILDYIFKSYKDKYSATVIDFVILAADFERPEVANWLAKLSLFITRAFTSHINVSELLLTVLSRMQSLLKMVDIWEKVPGTILCSQLEAILNGMHVGNSHVLEYVCHILLAANGEVPEFPKLLQCFITNEQNILNVKGDSYSQFLSSAIIFILFSQDPSKCCTAATQRKFLEFYSGTPASHDRILFKVLEILESVSSSSWTNEVYMWDLLENENEDGVEFVDLISSKKEGLIVTLRSEAIENTTKNYILDKPKLPPLEPSNSEKSWENLQRYFINNERALSGHNTLIYDPMFLLLASIHNEELLKKSVAEDGSAKYVFNVKGFLDCGMLQLAICALSDEPTVHEVALNIIMGLLNSLEEKDQLKDNSIFKVLLKRIVFTLNNKSDEEINKDHQIAPCIWLSISNLCYQLLNPASNLFEKSYRWVFSSPFIRYNDIPLLQELMLITNPQNTELEHYYRQLGWVLDTLNLGIKTNDDVDLLKRKGVLEWLSNLMNIPYLNARLSSFIHSIFYLVQRIENGGSTLITRTASISNLELHHVSLKNKLQSLLNELSENEQDNKHMKRALISKASRLNVEELLEGHAILVNSQKRLKDWVDSDFCNIQKRLRQ from the coding sequence CGTGCTGTATAGAGGCCTCAATACTATGCGAGCATCTACTACTATTTCCACAATTGTTCTcatgaaagaaatgattctTTTCAGTTCAGGTAGCCATGTTGAACAGCTaatttccaattttgaCTTTTCTTTGCCTAGCTTGGCTAAGATCCTGAATATTGGTAAAACTGAGAAACCAGTGACTGAGGGTGGCAGCAGAAGTTCAAAGGTGATCATGAGGCAAGAGCTGATAGATTTCTGGTTGCTACTGACGTCACTGTCCTCTCCTATCTTAAGAAAGGGTCTACTCAcagaaaatccaaaaataaTGGGTGCTTGGTTCAGGTTTATGGATAAAGCGGATTCAGTGTCCATAATGAAGCAAACTCTTGATACACTTGTCCAAAAAGTTCTTACGGAACctgttttcaaaagactTACTAAAACGAAGATTTTAAACGAACTTGCGTTGTCAAAGATTCATTCTTTCTATTACTCCTCTGATAGGGAGCTGGTTAAAAAAgtcaatgaattttttttactttacGGTAGTGATCCAAAAGCCAGTGTGGTTTTCCCTGATGATCGTGTTTGGTTTTCAGAGTCGCCTTTAAGTGGTACACGTAAGGGTGCTGTGGTCGCGATCAATCAAAAGGAGTTTCATGTATATAACAAGCTCCTGTTCAATGTTTTGAAGTTCTTCAAGCCATGGGAAGATGATATGCAGTCCATAACTGtttgcaaaatattgaatCATGTTCCTGAACTTGTAGCTCCATATTGCGCATTTCTTGCCTCCCATGGTTCACATGACCCTAAAATGACTTCATACTGGTTTGGTTGTACAATGACAATTGGACGAATCATTAATCTCGAAATACCCGCTTTTATGAAAGAAGTGCAAACAGACATTTCACCTTCAACAACATTAGTAATGCAAAATTTAGTGCCTTCGTCCTTGACAAAGATGGCATTGACAAAGGCGCTGCATCACGAAAAGCCATTGATCAGGCAATTGGCATGCCAGCTTATTGTCTTTTCCTTTTACAAGCTagaaaaagtttttggcctttatgaaaaaaaaggttggGTTGCTGCCAAAGCATCACTAAGGAATGCTTTTCATGCTGTAATTCCGGAGCCAACTACAATTGTTCAAATAATTAACCAGACTTATGCCGACAACaaggaaaataaaattcttcaattaTCTCTCACAACAATTTTGCGACTATACAGTAAGATATTCTCgaactttttttctgtcaGTTTCCCTACTTCAAACATTTTTGCTGATATCATTGGTGGTAAAGAATTTTCAGGCATGGATTTGGCAATTCTGGATAACTTTTTGCGgtttcaagaattaaaCGGTACTCAGATGAAATGGTGGCAAAAAACTCCAGGAGGTCACTCTCTCTTCGTTTCACTACTTACTTTAACAATCAAAGCTAATGATGCCATAAGCGATAAAATATGTCAGGTAATAGAGAACATGTTCCGAGGTACTGTCATATTTAATGATCTATCATGCTCTCCACAAAAGGCATTAGTTCATAGTCTGCAGGCATTTATTGGCGTGGATGATTCGGATGACATGAGCAAAATTTGGAAGTTGCTGGATGAAGCTGTTGAACGTTGTATGAGAACACCATACAAGTATGTGGATTCTTCGAGAGAGCATCGATTTTTATCACCATTTACAATGGCTCTCTCAGAGCAGTGGAACTATGTCGATAAGTCCAGCTCTCTTGACGTAGTCGGAAAATGGTTCTGCATATACCTAAGGACCATGATTATATGTGGGGAATCAGAAGAAGGTACCAAGAGtgtaattgaaaaactatCCACGGTTCCTCGAGAATATACAGTCAGCTACCTCGCCTTTGATAAATATGAAGAAAAACTAGAAAGGCTTCGGACAAGTGACTATATGCTGGCAAACTTGTCAgcatcttctttttttgaatatgtCACACTGAAGCCATATTCAGATCTCAAAAAGCTGTCGAGATATCCTACAAACAGATTCGATGCTGCTGCACTTCAATTCAGATTAACGGTGTTGGTAAATCAGGTGAGTATAGATTTCGACGATCACTTCAGAAATGTGATTGATGGTTTCCTGAACCGCCTGGCAAATTACAGCATGGCTGATATCTCCTTCAAGTTTATGAATATAAATCTCATTGATACgctctttgaaaacatatCACATTTGCACACTGGAGAGTCTCACTTTTCTAAGAGCATTTTTGTCGCTAATGAAATGATACAAATGAACAGAGATCTCTTTGATGACTCCTCATTCAAAGCATTCGCTTACAGTTGGTtgttaaaaaatgaaaaagttttaCGAAATCATGATCAATCTATAGTAGTTTTTGTTTCGTCCCTTTGCCGATGCTTACGTTCTGATCATAGTTTGTCCCTCCTAGAGCTCTATGATGGAATAAGCCCCGATGTTCTAAAGACTCTACTCAGAAATCTTCTAGAAGTAGGGGAAGAATGTGTTCCCTTCGCAGCTCTTATCAATTGTCTGAAAGATAAAGCAACAGATTCTATTGACTTGGCATCTCTACTTATCGAGAATAATAGAATCTCAGGTATGAAAGCAGTTAAGCTGCTAGAGCTAGTCTTTAGCGATCGTCATTTTATTGCTGTTATAGAACCATTTATTAGATCCCAATACTATGTTTTGGAAGACATATTACCTTACCTTACAAACGCCATGGACAATAACACTGCATTGAGAATTGCCTTGGCTATCCCTGGATCAGATAGCAGCGTGATCAACAATTTTCTAAGTACTACCGTCAAGCATTGTTTGGATTCCTTCGAGCAGCTGGATGCGGATAGTTCACAAAAGGCCTTGAAgttatttcatttgaaatcagAATTGCTACTAGACAGCGACAAAGCAGAAATTTTGGACTATATTTTTAAGAGTTACAAGGACAAGTATAGTGCCACAGTTATTGACTTTGTAATCCTTGCTGCAGATTTTGAGAGGCCTGAGGTAGCTAATTGGTTGGCTAAATTGTCGTTGTTTATAACTCGTGCCTTCACCAGCCATATAAATGTTTCTGAGCTGTTGCTAACTGTATTATCAAGAATGCAAAGTCTACTGAAGATGGTGGATATATGGGAGAAGGTACCAGGAACTATTTTATGCTCGCAACTGGAGGCAATTTTAAATGGGATGCACGTCGGAAACTCCCACGTTTTAGAGTACGTATGTCACATTCTGTTGGCTGCGAACGGTGAAGTGCCAGAATTCCCAAAGCTTCTGCAATGTTTCATAAcgaatgaacaaaatatacTTAATGTCAAAGGAGACTCTTATTCTCAATTTCTATCTTCTGCCAtaattttcattcttttcagcCAGGATCCATCAAAGTGCTGTACCGCTGCTACTCAAAGGAAATTTCTGGAATTTTATTCAGGCACTCCGGCTAGCCATGACCGCATTCTCTTTAAAGTTCTCGAGATATTGGAATCAGTCAGCTCTTCATCTTGGACGAATGAAGTATACATGTGGGATTTGctagaaaatgaaaatgaagatggCGTTGAATTCGTTGACTTGATAAGTTCAAAGAAAGAGGGCTTAATAGTAACATTGAGATCTGAAGCTATTGAGAACACAACCAAAAACTACATACTAGACAAACCCAAGCTTCCACCTCTAGAACCTTCCAACAGTGAAAAGTCCTGGGAAAATTTACAGCGgtatttcatcaataatgaGCGAGCTCTATCAGGCCATAATACACTTATTTATGATCCCATGTTTCTTTTACTTGCTAGTATTCATAATGAGGAATTATTAAAGAAATCGGTAGCCGAGGATGGATCGGCAAAATATGTTTTTAACGTAAAGGGCTTTTTAGATTGCGGAATGCTTCAGTTGGCTATCTGTGCATTATCTGACGAGCCTACGGTTCACGAAGTTGCACTAAACATTATAATGGGGCTTTTAAACTCTCTGGAAGAAAAGGATCAACTGAAAGATAATagtattttcaaagttcttttgaaaaggatAGTTTTTACACTGAACAATAAatctgatgaagaaatcaataAGGACCACCAAATTGCGCCTTGTATTTGGCTTTCTATTTCAAATCTATGCTATCAACTACTAAACCCGGCTTCAAAtctatttgaaaagtcATATAGGTGGGTGTTTAGTTCTCCTTTTATTCGATACAACGATATCCCGTTACTTCAAGAGCTAATGCTCATAACAAATCCTCAAAACACTGAGTTAGAGCATTATTATAGGCAGTTGGGATGGGTCTTAGATACTTTAAATCTGGGAATCAAGACGAATGATGATGTAGATTTACTCAAAAGGAAAGGTGTACTAGAATGGCTGTCCAATTTGATGAACATACCCTACTTGAACGCTAGATTGTCCTCTTTCATACACTCTATTTTTTACTTAGTTCAAAGAATAGAAAACGGAGGCTCAACTTTGATTACTAGAACAGCCTctatttcaaatcttgagCTTCACCATGTctctttaaaaaataaactaCAATCTTTGTTGAATGAACTGTCTGAGAATGAACAAGATAATAAGCATATGAAACGGGCacttatttcaaaagcGTCACGATTGAATGTGGAGGAACTATTGGAAGGGCATGCGATTTTAGTGAACTCTCAGAAAAGATTGAAG